In Vibrio diazotrophicus, the following proteins share a genomic window:
- the apbC gene encoding iron-sulfur cluster carrier protein ApbC: MRQFSSKQDFCDWLNQFQHPFLIQDWASQPNIVSVEAQGFKITLPFAALSLPEELSSWIAQQQQSGEVPSFHYEVVVSPKALETHVASEVRGVKNIIAVTSAKGGVGKSTTAVNLALAIAKCGAKVGLLDADIYGPSVPMMLGQLDAKPEVRDNKWMQPISAHGIYTHSIGYLVDKSDATIWRGPMASKALAQLLTETEWPELDYLVIDMPPGTGDIQLTLSQQIPVTGALIVTTPQDLALADARKGAAMFEKVDVSVIGMVENMSYHICSHCGEKEHIFGHGGAQALANEFGLSLLAQIPLHISMREDIDAGKPTVAARPDSEHAAVYIQLAERVCASMYWQGKVKPESIMFTMVE; the protein is encoded by the coding sequence ATGCGTCAATTCAGTTCAAAGCAAGATTTTTGTGATTGGTTAAACCAATTTCAGCATCCTTTTCTTATTCAAGATTGGGCTTCGCAACCAAATATTGTTTCTGTGGAAGCTCAAGGCTTTAAGATAACACTCCCTTTTGCCGCACTCTCTTTGCCTGAAGAACTTTCAAGCTGGATTGCACAACAGCAGCAGTCTGGTGAAGTGCCTTCTTTCCACTATGAGGTTGTTGTTAGCCCTAAAGCTCTGGAGACTCACGTCGCTTCAGAAGTGCGTGGTGTGAAAAACATTATTGCCGTGACATCAGCAAAAGGCGGGGTGGGTAAGTCAACCACGGCGGTCAACCTTGCATTAGCGATTGCAAAATGTGGTGCGAAAGTTGGTTTGCTCGATGCCGATATTTATGGCCCTTCAGTGCCTATGATGCTGGGGCAGTTGGATGCAAAACCAGAAGTTCGTGACAACAAATGGATGCAACCGATATCTGCGCATGGCATTTACACTCATTCAATTGGTTATCTGGTGGATAAATCAGACGCGACTATCTGGCGTGGTCCAATGGCATCAAAAGCATTGGCTCAGCTTCTTACTGAGACAGAATGGCCTGAACTGGATTATCTGGTTATTGATATGCCACCGGGTACGGGTGACATCCAGTTGACGCTTTCTCAGCAAATACCAGTGACCGGAGCACTTATCGTCACGACGCCTCAAGATCTGGCGTTGGCGGATGCTCGTAAAGGTGCGGCAATGTTTGAGAAAGTGGATGTGTCGGTGATTGGCATGGTCGAGAACATGAGCTATCACATCTGTAGTCATTGTGGTGAGAAAGAACATATCTTTGGTCATGGTGGAGCACAGGCGCTGGCGAATGAATTTGGATTGTCACTGCTTGCTCAAATTCCGCTCCACATCAGCATGCGCGAAGATATTGATGCTGGTAAACCAACGGTCGCCGCTCGCCCAGACAGTGAGCATGCCGCCGTTTATATTCAACTGGCTGAACGTGTTTGCGCTTCGATGTACTGGCAAGGAAAGGTGAAACCAGAGTCAATCATGTTTACCATGGTTGAGTAA
- the udk gene encoding uridine kinase, which yields MSDNNQCVIVGIAGASASGKSLIASTIYNELSAKVGDHQIGVITEDCYYKDQSHLSMEERVKTNYDHPSALDHDLLCEHLTQLMNGHAVEVPEYSYTEHTRTANTTTMTPKKVIILEGILLLTDPRLRELMQVTVFMDTPLDICLLRRVKRDVEDRGRTMDSVLKQYQKTVRPMFLQFIEPSKQYADIIVPRGGKNRIAIDVLKAHIAKLLKS from the coding sequence ATGTCTGATAATAATCAATGCGTCATCGTTGGTATCGCCGGCGCATCAGCTTCTGGTAAAAGTCTTATAGCCAGCACAATTTACAATGAACTGAGTGCGAAAGTTGGTGACCACCAAATAGGTGTGATTACGGAAGATTGCTATTACAAAGACCAAAGCCATCTGAGCATGGAAGAGCGTGTTAAAACGAATTACGATCACCCAAGTGCATTGGATCATGATTTACTGTGTGAACACTTAACACAGTTGATGAACGGTCACGCTGTTGAAGTACCAGAGTATAGCTACACAGAGCATACTCGTACCGCTAACACCACCACAATGACACCTAAGAAAGTCATCATTTTAGAAGGTATTCTGCTGCTGACTGACCCACGTCTACGTGAGCTTATGCAAGTAACGGTATTTATGGATACTCCATTAGATATCTGTTTGCTGCGCCGCGTGAAGCGTGATGTAGAAGATCGTGGTCGCACAATGGATTCAGTGCTGAAGCAATATCAAAAAACGGTTCGTCCTATGTTCCTCCAGTTTATTGAACCGTCAAAACAATATGCTGACATCATCGTACCTCGTGGCGGTAAAAACCGTATCGCGATCGATGTGTTAAAAGCACACATTGCGAAATTGCTAAAATCGTAA
- a CDS encoding AsmA family protein, producing MKKLLLLVAVLVVVVLGAVAALVLFVNPNQFKPLIVEQTKKQTGLDLMIEGDIGWKFFPSIGFEIGKTELKNPQGFTNPNMFKVDNVGVDVSVMPLLDKQLVIGNVQLDGAEIYLETLKDGRTNLDSLTKAKTSQEVADTQAPAESKSPSPTPEQTSGVQDWTIQLAGVTVNNALLNIQDRKAGTQTKLYDVQLKVDEFEAEKWTLVSFAAKGRNEQQKNNPQNFAASGNAEVKLSSDFAQYALRNINVDASFSDQANNIESAKLALVTFDFDKPNALEFSVKGKAADMMLEAKGSSSLVVNKEITKVAANGFTLEANLQGAALPQSPMKVGMQSDIAFDISKSTLNVVLAKLTANALQFDGKLDVALADIPKVRFSLHSPDIDVDAFLGNEKAASASSSETASEKPVSTETKPASTSKQEVEPDLSALQTLDVAGDITIDKLKANNAKMQNVKADVVVNRGLVTLKSFTANLYQGSVSATALVDTRKTPATYTVKKSVKGVKVQPMLMDVLDNDMLEGTGNIEVNAQGKSLTPTGIQKNLVGTVAINFADGAVNGINVAHLLRTNYAKITGGDVTEADHVKKTDFSAMTATLKLDKGNITTDDLHMQSPALRIRGQGKANYLDETVDFTLSTSVVGSLKGQGGKDVDELRDVTIPVNISGKWSEPKYKLVFDDVLKQKAKKEVDRGIEKLSDKIKDEDTKKAVDSLLKGLFN from the coding sequence ATGAAAAAACTGTTGCTCTTGGTTGCTGTACTTGTGGTCGTCGTTTTAGGCGCAGTTGCAGCACTTGTTTTATTCGTGAACCCAAACCAGTTCAAGCCTTTAATTGTTGAACAAACGAAGAAACAAACCGGATTAGATTTAATGATTGAAGGCGACATTGGCTGGAAATTCTTCCCTTCAATTGGCTTTGAAATTGGCAAAACCGAACTGAAAAACCCACAGGGATTCACTAACCCAAATATGTTCAAAGTGGACAACGTTGGGGTGGATGTCTCCGTGATGCCTCTGTTGGATAAACAACTCGTTATTGGCAATGTTCAGCTTGATGGTGCTGAAATTTATTTAGAAACATTGAAAGATGGTCGAACGAATTTAGACAGTTTGACTAAAGCGAAAACCTCACAAGAAGTTGCTGACACTCAAGCACCAGCAGAAAGCAAAAGTCCCTCTCCAACTCCAGAGCAAACCAGCGGTGTTCAGGATTGGACAATTCAACTGGCTGGCGTCACTGTCAACAATGCGTTGTTGAATATTCAGGATCGTAAAGCAGGAACGCAAACCAAACTCTACGATGTTCAGTTAAAAGTGGATGAGTTCGAAGCAGAGAAGTGGACCTTAGTGAGCTTCGCTGCAAAAGGGCGCAATGAGCAGCAAAAAAACAATCCGCAGAACTTTGCAGCTTCAGGGAATGCAGAAGTCAAACTGTCGAGTGATTTTGCGCAATATGCGTTACGCAATATCAACGTGGACGCGAGCTTTAGCGACCAAGCAAACAACATTGAGTCTGCAAAGTTAGCGTTGGTAACATTCGATTTTGATAAGCCAAATGCGCTAGAGTTTTCTGTAAAAGGTAAAGCTGCAGATATGATGTTAGAGGCGAAAGGCTCTAGCTCACTGGTGGTGAATAAAGAGATCACAAAAGTAGCGGCAAACGGATTTACTCTGGAAGCAAATCTGCAGGGCGCAGCTTTACCTCAGTCACCGATGAAGGTTGGCATGCAATCGGATATTGCTTTTGATATCAGCAAAAGCACGCTCAATGTTGTTCTTGCGAAGTTAACGGCTAACGCATTGCAGTTTGACGGTAAACTCGATGTGGCGTTGGCGGATATCCCGAAAGTAAGATTTAGCCTGCATAGCCCAGATATTGATGTAGATGCCTTCCTTGGTAACGAGAAAGCGGCTTCAGCAAGTTCTTCAGAAACGGCTTCTGAGAAACCAGTGTCGACAGAGACCAAACCCGCTAGTACAAGCAAACAAGAGGTGGAGCCGGATCTATCTGCACTGCAAACACTCGACGTTGCCGGCGACATCACTATTGATAAGCTAAAAGCGAACAATGCGAAAATGCAGAACGTGAAAGCGGATGTTGTCGTGAACCGAGGTTTGGTGACACTGAAATCTTTTACTGCCAACTTGTATCAAGGATCAGTATCAGCAACAGCCCTAGTGGATACCAGAAAAACACCTGCCACTTATACGGTGAAGAAATCAGTTAAAGGTGTGAAGGTACAACCTATGCTGATGGATGTGCTTGATAACGATATGCTTGAAGGCACAGGTAATATAGAAGTTAACGCACAGGGTAAAAGCTTAACGCCTACAGGTATCCAAAAGAACCTTGTCGGTACAGTTGCAATCAACTTCGCCGATGGCGCTGTTAATGGTATCAACGTTGCACACTTGTTACGTACTAACTACGCCAAAATAACGGGTGGAGATGTCACTGAAGCTGACCATGTTAAGAAAACCGATTTCAGTGCGATGACAGCGACGCTCAAGCTTGATAAGGGTAATATCACGACCGATGATCTGCATATGCAGTCACCAGCTCTTCGCATCAGAGGGCAGGGTAAAGCGAACTACTTAGATGAAACGGTAGACTTTACACTCAGCACTTCAGTGGTGGGTTCGTTGAAAGGTCAAGGCGGTAAAGACGTTGATGAGCTGCGCGATGTGACTATTCCGGTCAACATCTCAGGTAAATGGTCTGAGCCTAAATACAAACTTGTGTTTGATGATGTACTCAAACAGAAAGCGAAAAAAGAAGTAGATCGAGGTATCGAGAAATTGAGTGACAAGATCAAGGACGAAGATACTAAGAAAGCGGTTGATAGCTTACTGAAAGGTCTGTTTAACTAG
- the cobO gene encoding cob(I)yrinic acid a,c-diamide adenosyltransferase produces MSNDDVKQERHKARQQKVKEQVDARVAAAQEVKGLLLVITGNGKGKSTSGFGTIARAVGHNKKCAVAQFIKGTWDNGERNLLEKLGVEFQVMATGFTWDTQNKESDTAAAQLVWQECKRMLKDESIDVILFDELTYMVNYGYIELDEVVEALSQRPHMQSVIITGRAAHRTLIEMADTVSEVKNTKHAFEAGVKALQGIDW; encoded by the coding sequence ATGTCCAATGATGACGTTAAACAAGAGCGCCACAAAGCTCGCCAGCAAAAAGTAAAAGAACAGGTAGATGCTCGAGTCGCAGCCGCTCAGGAAGTGAAGGGGTTATTGTTGGTTATTACTGGTAATGGTAAGGGTAAGTCTACGTCCGGTTTTGGCACTATTGCCCGCGCCGTTGGACACAACAAAAAATGTGCCGTAGCCCAGTTCATTAAAGGAACTTGGGATAATGGCGAACGAAACTTGCTTGAAAAGTTAGGCGTTGAATTCCAAGTTATGGCGACTGGGTTCACTTGGGATACTCAGAATAAAGAAAGCGACACAGCTGCGGCGCAACTTGTTTGGCAAGAGTGTAAGCGAATGCTGAAAGATGAATCTATCGATGTCATTTTATTCGACGAACTGACTTACATGGTCAACTACGGCTACATTGAGTTAGACGAAGTGGTTGAAGCACTAAGCCAGCGTCCACATATGCAGTCTGTCATTATTACTGGCCGCGCAGCACACCGAACCTTAATTGAAATGGCCGACACCGTTTCCGAAGTCAAAAATACCAAGCACGCATTTGAAGCAGGAGTTAAAGCTCTGCAAGGTATCGACTGGTAA
- a CDS encoding low molecular weight protein-tyrosine-phosphatase, with protein sequence MTKILVVCMGNICRSPTGEAVLRSKAEQLGIDVEVDSAGTIGYHQGALPDKRARAAGERRGYSFSGMLARKVTKRDFEDFDYILAADHENLEDLMLMCPKQLQYKLSLFLSHGESNYEEIPDPYYGGDQGFELVLDLVEEASEQFLLFLKERGQW encoded by the coding sequence ATGACAAAAATTTTAGTGGTTTGCATGGGGAATATTTGTCGTTCACCAACCGGAGAAGCTGTCTTAAGAAGTAAGGCAGAGCAATTAGGTATCGATGTTGAAGTGGATTCAGCAGGCACGATTGGTTATCACCAAGGTGCGTTACCTGATAAGCGAGCGAGAGCCGCTGGAGAGCGGAGAGGTTATTCATTTTCTGGGATGTTAGCTCGCAAAGTAACAAAAAGAGATTTTGAGGATTTTGACTACATATTGGCAGCCGATCATGAGAATTTGGAAGATCTTATGCTCATGTGTCCAAAGCAATTGCAGTACAAGTTGTCGTTATTCTTGAGCCACGGAGAATCGAACTATGAAGAGATTCCCGATCCGTATTACGGCGGAGATCAAGGCTTTGAGTTGGTATTGGATTTAGTAGAAGAAGCCAGTGAACAGTTTCTATTGTTCCTAAAAGAAAGAGGCCAGTGGTAA
- a CDS encoding outer membrane protein transport protein, with product MKTNKTLLTLAVAASLASVPTLSHAAGFQLAEYSATGLGRAYAGEAAMADNASAQWRNPAMLTYLKGTQVSTGAIYVNPNVDVHGDVSFNNTTTRVESNDYANDAVIPNFYLSHQINDKLVAGLALGTNYGMETELGSNFAASHFGDEAMVKTMEANANLGYQLTDAVSIGGGVRYVIGEGHFGAKAPTSNAYSLPQGTTLKYMEGEDTAWGWQAGAAWQINPSNRVGLTYKSEVDLKLSGTAKIFTGTTVFNDKGYMVLTMPATAEIASFHQVTDKIALHGSINWTDWSSFEKLEAQLDKLKTVMVKEENWEDNYRFALGATYQLDSKLALRSGVAYDMGAVNDQNRTITIPETDRIWLSIGAGYDVTEQFTVDAGFTYIVAKDASIKESRGYESDNSAQKVGGQFTGQTTGSVWLLGVQASYRF from the coding sequence ATGAAAACAAATAAGACTCTCCTTACTCTAGCGGTGGCTGCTAGTTTGGCTAGCGTACCAACTCTTTCTCATGCTGCAGGTTTTCAACTTGCCGAATACTCGGCAACTGGCCTAGGCCGCGCCTACGCAGGTGAAGCCGCTATGGCAGATAATGCCAGCGCACAATGGCGCAACCCTGCAATGCTTACTTACCTAAAGGGTACTCAAGTTTCAACGGGCGCTATTTATGTAAACCCAAATGTTGATGTACATGGTGATGTGTCTTTTAACAACACAACGACACGTGTTGAATCGAATGATTACGCGAACGATGCTGTTATTCCTAACTTTTATCTTTCTCACCAAATCAATGACAAGTTAGTTGCCGGCCTTGCTCTAGGCACAAACTATGGTATGGAGACTGAACTCGGTTCTAACTTCGCAGCCAGTCACTTCGGTGATGAAGCGATGGTAAAAACCATGGAAGCGAATGCCAACCTTGGTTATCAACTGACTGACGCTGTCAGCATCGGTGGTGGTGTTCGTTACGTTATCGGCGAAGGTCACTTCGGTGCGAAAGCTCCTACAAGTAATGCCTACTCTTTACCCCAAGGCACCACTCTAAAATATATGGAAGGTGAAGATACCGCATGGGGCTGGCAAGCTGGTGCTGCATGGCAAATCAACCCGAGTAACCGCGTTGGTTTAACCTATAAATCAGAAGTGGATCTTAAGCTCTCTGGTACAGCAAAAATTTTCACTGGCACAACTGTATTCAATGATAAGGGATACATGGTTCTTACCATGCCTGCAACAGCCGAAATTGCCAGCTTCCACCAAGTAACAGATAAAATTGCCTTACACGGCAGTATCAACTGGACTGACTGGAGCAGCTTTGAAAAACTTGAAGCACAGTTAGACAAACTTAAAACTGTTATGGTTAAAGAGGAAAACTGGGAAGATAACTACCGTTTCGCTCTCGGCGCGACTTACCAGTTAGATTCAAAGCTTGCTCTACGTAGCGGTGTGGCTTACGACATGGGCGCGGTTAATGACCAAAACCGAACTATTACGATTCCAGAAACGGACCGTATCTGGTTAAGCATTGGTGCTGGCTACGACGTTACCGAACAGTTCACTGTTGATGCGGGCTTTACTTATATCGTAGCTAAAGATGCTTCAATCAAAGAATCTCGTGGTTATGAGTCAGATAACTCAGCTCAGAAAGTAGGTGGACAATTCACAGGTCAAACTACTGGTAGTGTTTGGTTGCTAGGTGTTCAAGCGAGCTACCGTTTCTAA
- a CDS encoding outer membrane protein transport protein, producing the protein MNKTRLFKRSLLAVTVTLATQQAMAAGFQLNAQSATGLGRAFAGDAVIADNASVMARNPAAMALFDKMELSLGFESITTMIEVKDATYAGAVSVDDTDDVGGTSIAPNIHLVVPVNDKFAWGVNAYTNFGTKTEFSDNYTASEYGGLTDVKSFNFGLAGSYRLTEQLSFGAGLDLIYGQGTFKRSTSALIALKTSNTVKQGTPLVNVDKADGWAVGFNLGTVYELDENNRFGFGYHYSPEFTAKDDKGQEITLPLPDIAEFSGFHKIEDTSFAVHYSVQWIGWSAFDKIEMRNLQNSLVGTSYDKQYQWQDGWHYSLGGTYYLNKDWTLRAGYMYDTSAQDKLTSISVPDSDRQWLSAGFTYEIDQASNVDFGFTYLIGEDTQVNESVASLGTSVSATTRADAILVGLQYSRSF; encoded by the coding sequence ATGAACAAGACGCGTCTGTTTAAACGTTCACTATTAGCAGTAACAGTAACACTAGCTACGCAGCAAGCAATGGCTGCTGGCTTCCAGCTCAACGCTCAATCAGCAACGGGCCTAGGCCGTGCATTTGCTGGTGATGCCGTAATCGCAGATAACGCTTCAGTGATGGCGCGTAACCCTGCAGCGATGGCACTATTCGACAAAATGGAACTTTCTCTAGGTTTCGAGTCGATTACTACCATGATCGAAGTAAAAGATGCTACCTACGCAGGAGCAGTATCTGTTGATGATACCGATGATGTTGGCGGCACATCAATTGCTCCAAATATTCACCTAGTTGTTCCGGTAAACGACAAGTTTGCTTGGGGTGTGAATGCTTACACTAACTTTGGTACCAAAACAGAGTTCTCAGATAACTACACAGCATCTGAGTATGGAGGCTTAACTGATGTTAAAAGCTTTAACTTCGGCCTAGCTGGTTCGTACCGTTTAACTGAACAACTTAGCTTTGGCGCTGGCTTAGATCTTATCTACGGCCAAGGAACATTCAAACGCTCTACTAGTGCACTGATTGCTCTAAAAACAAGTAACACAGTCAAGCAAGGGACTCCGCTTGTAAACGTTGATAAAGCTGACGGTTGGGCTGTCGGTTTCAATTTAGGTACAGTTTACGAACTAGATGAAAACAACCGCTTTGGTTTTGGCTACCACTACAGCCCTGAATTCACAGCAAAAGACGACAAAGGTCAAGAAATTACTCTTCCATTGCCTGATATTGCAGAGTTCTCTGGTTTCCACAAGATTGAAGATACATCTTTTGCCGTTCATTACAGTGTGCAATGGATTGGCTGGAGTGCATTCGATAAAATTGAAATGCGTAATCTTCAAAACTCACTTGTTGGTACGTCATATGATAAACAGTATCAATGGCAAGATGGCTGGCACTATTCTCTGGGTGGCACATACTACTTGAACAAAGACTGGACGCTTCGCGCAGGTTATATGTATGACACAAGTGCACAAGATAAGCTAACGTCAATCTCAGTGCCAGATTCTGATCGTCAGTGGTTATCTGCTGGTTTCACTTACGAAATTGACCAAGCATCAAACGTTGACTTTGGCTTCACCTACCTAATTGGTGAAGATACACAAGTAAACGAATCAGTTGCTAGCTTAGGCACAAGTGTATCCGCAACTACTCGTGCTGATGCAATCTTAGTAGGCTTACAATACAGCCGTTCTTTCTAA